TTGTAACTTGGAATGTCAGAGGTCTTAATCTAGCTCATAAGCAAGGTGTTGTGAAGCATTTCATTCACAAACACCATGTGGGGCTAGTAGGACTTCTGGAGCATAAGGTGAAGGTTCCTAATCTTGGGAATCTTTACCAAAAAGTGTTTTTGAATTGGTGTTTCACTAGCAATAGCAGTTATCATGATGGGGGTAGGATTTTCCTTGCTTGGAATCCCAGTAGTTTTGTTGTGACTATTCTGCAAGTTACAAGTCAGCTTATGAACTGTCTTGTTAAGCCAGTGGGTGGTTCTGATAGCTTTTATTGTACCTTCATTTATGTTTTTAATGAAGGTCATAAGAGATTGAACCTGTGGAGAGATCTCAAAGCTTTATGCACTCAGGATGCTTGGATTATGTGTGGTGACTTTAATTGTGTAATGAACCCTGAAGAGAGGATAGGGGCTCCTGTTAGGAATGCTGAGATTGTGGATATATGTCAATGTATGCATTTCTGTGGAATGGAAGATATTAAGAGTGTGGGAAATTATTACACTTGGAACAATAAACAGCAAGGTACTGCCAGAGTTTTTTCAAAGCTTGACAGAATTATGGAAAATTCTACTTGGCAAACCCAATTTCCCACAGCTGAGGTTTGTTTTATGAATGAGGGCACCTTTGATCATTCCCCTGGTTTACTTACTGTTTATCCTAGGACTGGAGGGGGCAAGAAGCCATTTAAATACTTCACTATGTGGAAGAGTTCTCCTGATTTTTCATCTATCATTCAGCAGCAATGGAATACACAACTTCATGGTACAAAGATGTATGTGGTTGTTAACAAACTGAAGCAGGTTAAGGGTGCTTTGAAAGATTTGAATAGGTTGGGTTTCTCTGATATTCAGGCTGCACACATTAAGGCATTTAATGATATGAATGCAGCTCAACAGGCTATGCATTTGAATCCTTCAGATGTAACTTTGGCTGACCTGGAATTGCAGGCTATCAATGAATATAGGCTGAAACATCAGGCTTATTTGGATTTTTTGAGACAAAAAGCAAAATTCGAATGGCTCAAAGCAGGTGATGAAAATACTGCTCTTTTTCACCAGAGCATCAGGCAGAGAAGAACTTTGAATCAAATTTATAGTATTCATGATATGCATGGCATTTGGAAAGAAGATTCTGCTGAGGTGTCTATGGCTTTCTTGGAGTATTATACTTCCTTATTGGGTACTACTCAGTCCAATAGGAAAGCAGTTCTCAGTCATGTGGTTCAGCTAGGTCACCTCATAAATGATCAACATAGAGCAATTCTGAATGGTCCATACACTGCAGATGAAGTGAGGAAGAATTTTTTTTCTATTCCAGGGGTTAAAGCTCCAGGTCCAGATGGGTTTGGTACTTTTTTCTTTAAAGATTCCTGGAAAATATTGTTGGGGATGAAGTGGTGGCTGCTGTTTTAGATGTTTTGTAGCAAGGGAAGCTTTTGAAAGAACTTAATCACACAGTGATCACTCTTATTCCTAAGATTAAATGTCCTAACAATGTGAGTGATTTTCGACCCATTTCTTGCTGTAACACACTGTATAAGTGTGTTACAAAGGTTCTGTGTAATAGGCTTAGACAAATCTTACCTGATTTGATCATGGAGAATCAGCGTGGCTTTGTTCATGGAAGGCACATTGTTCATAATATCATGGTGGTGCAGGATTTAGTGAAGCATTATGGTAGGAGAGATGTCAAACCTAGCTGCTTAATGAAGATTGACTTACAAAAAGCTTATGATACTGTGGATTGGAATTTCTTACAGGAGATGTTGGAACAATTGGGTTTCCCTAAAAAATTTGTGCATCTTGTGATGGAGTGTGTTACTACTCCTATGTTCTCCTTGATGCTGAATGGCATTATGCATGGGTTCTTTAAATCTCAGAGAGGGCTAAGGCAGGGTGATCCTATGTCTCCTTTGCTCTTTGTCATTTGCATGGAATATTTTTCTAGAGTTCTGCACAGCATGAGCTTGTTGCCTTTGTTCCAGTACCACCCAAGGTGTAAATCTGTTAAACTCACTCATCTCTGCTTTACAGATGACTTGATTTTGTGTTACAAAGGTGATTTTGCTTCTATCTATCTGCTGCTACAGGCATTCAAGCTTTTCTCTGATACTTCTGGTCTGCAGCCTAACAAACAGAAATCTTCTATCTATTGCTATGGGATGTCTGATTCTGATGTTAATAGGGTAGAATTGGTTTCTGGCTTTACCAGAAGTTACTTGCCTTTCAAGTACTTGGGGGTACCAATATGTTCTAAGAAAATCACCACAGCTCAATGTGATATGTTGGTGGACAAGATGATTGCAAGAATTAAAGTTTGGAGTTCCAGGAATCTTTCCTACTTAGCCAGAATGCAACTGATCAACTCAGTCTTATTGAGCTTGCATATATATTGGGCCCAAGTGTATGTGCTCCCTAAGAAAGTTTTATATGAGATTAATAAGATCTGCAGGTCTTTTCTTTGGAGTGGCAAAGCTTACAGCACAAAACCAAGTAATATCTCTTGGGCACAGTCTTGCTGTCACAAGAAAGAGGGAGGTTTAGGCTTTAGAGATGTTGTTAAGTGGAACATTGCACTGCTGGGGAAATATGTGTGGGTTGTTGCTTCCAAACAGGATAACGTTTGGATTAAGTGGGTCAATGCTGTGTATGTTAAAGATGGGGTTTGGTGGGAATACCAGCCTAATGCTTCTGCCAGCTGGTATTGGAGGAAGATTTGTGAAACTAAAGAGCTTTTGAAGCAATATTACTCTCATAATGAATTAAGTGCTATTGCTCAGTACTCAGTTAAAGTGGTATATGAGAAATTAATTGAGGCTAGACCTTTGGTCACCTGGGACAGGTTAGTTTGGAATAGGCTAAAAGTTCCAAGACATAGATTTATATGCTGGATGGCTGTTCAAGCTAGACTTCAAACAACAGCAAAACTTGCTAGAATTGGAGTTAGTGTGTCCCCCCTGTGTTTATTGTGTGGACAGCAGAATGATGATCATAagcatttttttttctcttgctCCTACAGTCAGCAATGCTTTAATAGTATTAAAAGCTGGTTGAGTATCCCTGGTGTTTCTTCTGATCTTCAGCAGATCACAAGGGGGATTGATCATAGCAGGCATTCTCATTTCAAGAAGCAAGTCTGGTATGCAGGACTTGCAGCAACAGTCTATATGGTTTGGCATTGCAGAAATGGTAGTTTCTGGGATAAGTGTGTTCCTACAGTGCAGTATTCTGTAAAAAGTATTAAACAAGTTGTGAAAGATAGAATCAAAGTTGTTATGCCTAAGAAGGCTAGTAGGAGGGATTGTACTTGGTTTTTGGCTCTTTGAGCTTGTATAGGTGTTTCTGCTTGCTTCTTGGTGGTaaggtccaacctagttggttcgtGCCTCTTGAAGTTAAGCTTAGGTTGTATTTGGTTTTGTGCTTAATATCATCCTTACTtgcctagcaaaaaaaaaaaaaaatttgatccTTTTGAATTGTGGAGTATATTCTAGTTCACTGTTTTGTaattggaaaatttggtaatattaattcaacctttggctgattttcttttattaatcccacataTGACAtagtttttaataatttcatctTTACTACCCAACCAATTTTATTGGGCTTAAATGATCGATAATCGGTGAAAATGTCAACAAGATGGTGATGAGTTGATGATAATGACTAAATATTTCGAGAAAGAGTATTTCCACGTAGAGACATATTATCGCTTACAACTGGTTTATGAGCTAttaggcccaataaaagttgttgggtagTAACGGTGGGTTTATTACAAAATATATCGTAGGTggacttaataaaagaaaatcgaacAAAGGTTGTATTaatttaccaaattttcctttgtAATTTGAAGAACCCAACcttttctctcctaattctaagaacacttaactaattgttttcaAATTAGGTGTTTAACAAAATAGATTAGACCTTATTATTAGATAGGATAGTcaaatggatatagggttagggtcaagttaatagggcttttattgggcaaggctcttattggacagggtcttTATTGGACAaggcctttattggacagggtctttattagacagggtcattatagagTTAAACTTAATTATActgcaattattttgaaaactaaaatagtaatgatacaaaaaattatgtgtatagcttcgtattcaCTTGTACTTGCATAttactcttttgtttttcactttttataGCTTGTTTTATCCACCCGCCCACTAtcgacccgctattgacccgcaaCCCGTTTTAACCCGCCCATTATtaacccgctaaaaatgaccctttcattACCCGATCCGCTTTTGACCCACACTGACCCTGACACAACCCACCtgataaccaggtctagtaGAGATAAAGAATGGAGTTTAAGCCTTTAGGGAAGAGAGAGATAGAAATATGGAGTGCTAGATATTTACAGATCGTGGGATTGAAGTGATggaagtttaattaattaattatactttaaaccttattttattaattactagTTGTCATTTGATATGTTAAAGTCAACAAAATGGATGTACAAGATTAGTCTTATATATTATACAGTGTAGATTTAATCTATTAGAGCAACTCCAGTAGTTAATCAAGGAACCCGCTCACAAAAAAATGAACATGTGAGCAAGTAGTTCACCATTGTTACAACAATGAAATAAACATCCGTTAAAACCTTATAGCTATTTTGGGCAGGTAGCTCAAAAGAAAGATagcttaattaaataaattatttaaattgtatATTATAGGAAGTTACAAGGTATTATAGCCCACCAATGTGAAAATTTGTAGATTAAATAACTTGTAGCTAGAAATTTGATGTGGTAAATTTAGCCACAACACCTTGTAGCTAACCACTGAAGTTGATCTTAAAATAGCTATCATGCATTTTATTGTAGATATTGTAAAATCATCCAATTTATTTAATACAAAATAGCAATCATATATACTTACAGACTTTCCCGTAAGGACCTAAGGGGGAAGTATATAATACAGAAACAATCGAAGAAGCAGGTACAAGTAAGAGCGTGTACATATGTTCTTACAGGTGAACTACCCCTCATAATTCACACATTCGTacgtaataattaaaaaaacagaAATAAAAATAACCATATTATGATAATAACAAGTAAATAATACAGAGTATGCTTATACAGTAGATAATGTTCCCACTACTGCATCATTATATTGTTTGATGACAAGTTTAACCATAGAAGATTGCAGTAACCTTGTCTTTGCAAGTTTTGCCATCGCAAGAATAGCGAATAATATTCGCAACCACTGAGGTTTGTGTCTCCGTGTCATAATGCTTTGCTGTCGTGCCGGAATGCATTAGCTTCGTTTCAACGGCGTTCCAGTCGATGTTCATGAATTTTCTTATCGGACCACAATCAACGTAAACCTGaaaccaaattaaaattaaaaggtaGTTTGGACTGTATTAATTGCTTACAAAATTAGGAAAAGATATTtggtaaatttgtcaaaaatgatcttttataactcaaattttgcaatatataattttttttttgtgaaatcacactttaatgtaaatttttttgcgagaaaaaACCTAAATGAAGttttcggcattgactgagctttttcggccattgacttgcacgtgagcagcacgtgtgacTTAAGTTGGCTAAACACactgattttcccgagtcttgaattttcaaacttgctttttatttcgaatttttttttcaactttagggttTAAAGTTTAGAATTTTTGAGGGAAATTGGGTGTGGTTAGAAAAATAAAGCGACAAGTGCAAGTCAATGACCGAAAAAACTCAGTCAATGACGGAAACTTACTTTTAGTTGTCTTTCGCGAAAAAAAGTTACACTAAGGTGTGATTTCAAATTACATAAGGTCCATTCTCGCAACAAAAAATTGCAtgaaggtgtgatttcacaaaaaaaatatataaggtcatttctcgcaaattttgggttataaaaggtcctttttagcaAATTTGCCAAGATATTTTAATATTTCCCATCTTTTGAGTTTTAGGtttttatatttattacttTCAACGGCGGAGCCCGGATTTGTACGTTAAGTGGAGAGGAAAATAATGAAGCTAAAATCTTActaaaacaacaataacaaccaaaacaacgagtatttaatgttttatttatgttataattaCGAATTATCTCACGCCCCTCCCCCTCCCTCCCTCCGCACTGATTACTTTATAAAAGGTACTTTCATATTTATCGACttaattttataaaacattttatatATTCACCACGTTTTAACGAATTTCATTCAACTTTATTTCGTCTATGTGGATCCTACTTAGCTAACTATTTTTAATGGAAAACCTAATGAAAGAGCATGGAAACTAAAGAATTAGTTAAAGGATCACATGGACGAAAAGTGGTATTAAAAAGTGATTAatacaatatttatttatttttcaagcAAGTAagagattttattaattacttcaagcaacaatacaaACAAACAAAAGGAGGCAGCAGCCAACTTAATACAAACATTTCATAAAATTAAGGttgtaaatataaaattagATTTTATATAAGGTGACAAATAAAAACCTATAACTTAAAATGTAGCAAATATGAAAAAATCGAATTACAAATTAGACAGATTATACTTATTATTGTAAATATGTAgatatatatgaaaaaattgAATTACTAATTAGATAGGTTATTGTTGTAAATAGATACTCTATCCGTTCTTGAATATTAGTCACTTTTGGAATCTTGTcactattcaaaattcaatagtATCTTCTAATTTATTCTCAATATGTACTTCAAAATATGTTCACATGTGATCTTGTTTTGTTCGTCTCAATGcatagtttaacaatatcaaatttttatatttctttaacGTACGTAgttggagatatttacgtttaaatattgagttaaaACGGGTGAAAAAGACAAcaacaacttttgtgtaagaccgtcttacgTACCGAAAATACTACTTTAATTGCTTatctaattagtttcattgcttaactaattggttccattttttaacttattagtttcagtgctaaactaattagttacattgcttaactaattagtacaagtgcttaactaattggtttttgatagagtataaaactaatcttggggcttcaaccatcagtttaagcttttggttgagttggtcctttgacgTGGTATCAAAGGCAATCCACAATTCAAGCCCAAAGAGCTTTATGTGAGGGGGCGTGATAAAAGTATAAAATGaatcttggggcttcaaccatcagcttaagcttttggttgagttgatcCTTTGAcagttttattgtttaacttaTTTGACACTAAAATGATCTTTTGTGTAAAACCGCCtcatataaaaatttataaaaagtcaaaagatgactaatatttaaaaaCGGAGGAAGCTGAGTAGTTACCTTCATTCCACCGTTCTGATCGGAATCCATGAAAGCAAGGAGCCAACCACATTCAACACCATCAGAATTCATTCCTTTATACACCACGGCTTCCATGACGCCCTGAGGCTGGATTCCATTTGCGATGAAATAACCTATCCTTTCAAGAGGATCGGGAAATTGTTTGAGCATACCTCCCGCCCATATCTTCTCTTCATAAACGTTCAAGGGTTTAGGTGTCTTATTTTCTAAGACCCCATTCACCACGATATATTTACAGTGAGGCAAATTGGAATTGTCAAGCCCTTCATTTTCAGCAACGACGGCATCCTCGAACTCAGACAAGTTCTCTGTTTCTTTGATTAGCTCATCTAAACTGGCTTGTTCTTCCCCCGTTATCACGAATGAATCACCCATTTCCTTCACAAAATTATATACACACATCCATCCAATATGTTAccatattattaataattatatcATTCATATGGATCCAATAcagtaaattaattaaaataggtAACCtacacaaataataataatattatcgcATTTCACTAcaattgttttttatttttgatgttAACACCATGTttacccttagggctaatccggattcggggcggaTTATGGAtggataggtttcagtcccctcccaattggtggtgtggggatcgaacacgagtcctctctaccaagttcagcctcaatcaccactgaacaaCAGACAATTGGTTCACTACAATTGATTCACCGCATTTCACTACAATTGTTTACCATATGACATACTACTTTTGTTCCATTAAGTCTTTAtactttgaaaaatgtgtccaaaaGTCAAAACTGTAGCCATAAATTGTCACTGTATATCTATcaaaaattatcatgagatatcttattagattcgtctcaaaatgtattttatatatattaactatttatatttttttgccatacagaattaaatatattaatggtCAAACGTTGCACAGAAATCCATGCAAATAACACtataagaaattgtactattaacgacgggaaatcccatcacgaaaggccaataatcgttgattaacgacgggattttctgtcgcgaacctgtcataaaagggggccgtcgtaaatagaaaatcccgtcgttaacctgtcgtaaaagacatttgcggcGGTTAgccccgtctttgtttggttgtaagccccgtcgcaaaaggcttttgcgacgagatttttgacccgtcgtaattagattgtcgttaaagatacaaatttttgtagtgtaatAAGTGCGAAAAACTTATTGAAACGGAAGTAGTATTACAACTATCGTACAACAAATAATCTAAAACATTACTACGCAATTTTTTGAATTCATCGCCAATTTACCTCTTCGATCGTGCAGTTCAGACTGTTCAGTTAGCTAATACAGAGTACGACATACGAGTATTAAAAAGTCTACTACGAAGCTAAGTACTATAAAAAGCGTTAAAACAAATTGAAAACACAATTAAGAATAATTACCGATTAAGTCAAGGAAATAAAACGAGAACTTGATTGGCAAGAATATAGAAGATTGTTTTTGTGGAGTTATGAGATGATAAGATGATAAAATTACGAGCTACCGTTTGAGTTTTTATAGATATATCATAAAATGTCAACCCTTCATTTTTAAATTTAATAATTAGAGTTGTAACATTCCATGATTTATAATCTATacttttttaatgatttttatttttatttattcttaaATAAAGGTCTTGTCGAACACTCAATgcttaatatttccattttgtAATATACTATCTCCGTTTCATAAATATCTGTACCCTTACTAAtctggttgaatataataaaatatggataaaataagagaaatggGTAAAAATGTGGATAAGTGTAAGAAAAAATTGTTAAAgcaagagaaagtgagtgaaaaattataaatatcGTTGGGAAACAAGGGTAAATTAGTAAgttttcatataaaataatagaaTACAACAAAGtgtaaaataacattataaaacaaacaaaaagaaaagtgtgaagatcattttgaaacgaatGTAGTATATTTCTAACATCTCTATTCCTTAATTGTCCATTAATTAATAGTCTTAgctttaacttttattttacCAGTGTTacttaaatttcatttttaataaatataacTAGTGCATTCCACAGGTTTAAAACGTATCACATATGTTTGTTACACGGCCTTAAATTTTTAGTATAATTAAGATTTGGAAAATTAATTATGGTTAAGCTATCTCATACTTTTATACGTAGTCCGGAGTATAAGGTGAGATAAGCTTGGGCACACGATGGAAATAATTCATCAAGTTTGTCGAATAAAACTGAACGATAGACGACTTTAGGTTTCGAATGGTTTATAATGTAGACATGGCCTGGTTGTCGTGATCGTGTATTAAATTCTTTGTGTATTTCTTTTGAAAAGCATATGCGAAGTATATATGTACTACGTACTATGATAGAAGAAATATCATAAACATAAAttgtattttatttgttttcataATGTTTTatgcacttttatttttatgatcTCCTATGCACATTTTGTATCACTAATATATTTAgttatatacttttttttttggtaagcaagCATTATAATTAATACCAAACAAGGTCAAATAACCTAGCCAACTCAAACTGAGAAGGCACCAAAACACAACTAACTGCCATAGCAGCCAACACAAACACCTAAAAGCTAACAAGCTAGCTACACACAACTACACATCAATTACAAATTGAAAAACCAACTACTGTCTCTTCTGCTTACTTTCTGATTCATGACCACTGTGATCATTGCTCTAACAATTTGCTTCAAGCTCTCTATAACAGAATGCACTGTTGGCACAGAGTTTTCCCAGAAACTTTGATTCCTGATCTTCCATATCAGATATACCAGAGCTGCCACCCCTGCATAGAATACTTGagttctaaatttagaaaacCTCTTCCTTTTAATACTACTGATTACATTCTGCAAACTTGTACCAGTAATCTGACAACCAAGCCATGTATTAAGACCTTGCAAACACAACAAACTGTATTGGTAGTTATATACTTCATCCGTctattttgttctttacatttagtATTTATGAATGACATTTAACGACTACTTAATGtgtattgagattcctctattttttaatataaacaagaaaattacatttatatataacgttttcacttttattaaaaatatgacATTGGTAATTAAATGAGAAAGATTTAATGCTCCGATAGAAAAGTGCGAGAGATTAAATGctcaaatgaatttaattggttaaataatgtttgcgcacaaattttgatagaatattagtgcatttatatgataatataaaaggaaatgtaaagaacaaaatgagacacccaaaataaaatacataaacaAAGAGGGAATGAGGGAGTAatagcaaaaaaaatataaaaaagttagatatttttgaaaat
This Spinacia oleracea cultivar Varoflay chromosome 6, BTI_SOV_V1, whole genome shotgun sequence DNA region includes the following protein-coding sequences:
- the LOC130462923 gene encoding uncharacterized protein, whose protein sequence is MDRIVTWNVRGLNLAHKQGVVKHFIHKHHVGLVGLLEHKVKVPNLGNLYQKVFLNWCFTSNSSYHDGGRIFLAWNPSSFVVTILQVTSQLMNCLVKPVGGSDSFYCTFIYVFNEGHKRLNLWRDLKALCTQDAWIMCGDFNCVMNPEERIGAPVRNAEIVDICQCMHFCGMEDIKSVGNYYTWNNKQQGTARVFSKLDRIMENSTWQTQFPTAEVCFMNEGTFDHSPGLLTVYPRTGGGKKPFKYFTMWKSSPDFSSIIQQQWNTQLHGTKMYVVVNKLKQVKGALKDLNRLGFSDIQAAHIKAFNDMNAAQQAMHLNPSDVTLADLELQAINEYRLKHQAYLDFLRQKAKFEWLKAGDENTALFHQSIRQRRTLNQIYSIHDMHGIWKEDSAEVSMAFLEYYTSLLGTTQSNRKAVLSHVVQLGHLINDQHRAILNGPYTADEVRKNFFSIPGVKAPGPDGFGTFFFKDSWKILLGMKWWLLF
- the LOC110780677 gene encoding jasmonate-induced protein homolog — translated: MGDSFVITGEEQASLDELIKETENLSEFEDAVVAENEGLDNSNLPHCKYIVVNGVLENKTPKPLNVYEEKIWAGGMLKQFPDPLERIGYFIANGIQPQGVMEAVVYKGMNSDGVECGWLLAFMDSDQNGGMKVYVDCGPIRKFMNIDWNAVETKLMHSGTTAKHYDTETQTSVVANIIRYSCDGKTCKDKVTAIFYG